In one window of Candidatus Cloacimonas sp. DNA:
- a CDS encoding AI-2E family transporter: MDEIAELRWIRILLLIIALPIVAYILKTLKSIFIPLVFAIFLLFLFAPLINYLKKRKIPMALILLLTLVIIAVFLGVVILLIYAASNSLISGLPRYQDKFITLISKFTEFIQNLANNWNISSENISIANIAQILSSGFISIPQFLSNTVNTFVSIIQNILLIIFFLIFLLLEIDKLPLRLRRATTKLSKEQTLDILQNIEKQIQNYLTIRTLVNLSAALLCMLWMLIFGVDFILVCGILLFVLDFIPDVGSIISSAIPILIYLLQSGFSFLWLIFTLLIVATQMLIGNIIEPKLQGVQLNLTPIMVLISLIFWGWLWGIVGMLICVPLTAAINIILKQVAPNNFISALISSE; encoded by the coding sequence GTGGATGAGATTGCAGAGCTACGCTGGATAAGAATTTTACTGCTAATAATTGCTTTGCCGATAGTGGCATATATTCTTAAAACGCTTAAAAGTATATTCATTCCTCTGGTCTTTGCCATTTTTCTGCTTTTTCTGTTTGCTCCTCTAATCAATTATCTGAAAAAGCGTAAAATCCCGATGGCTTTGATTTTACTGCTTACTTTGGTAATTATAGCTGTTTTTTTAGGAGTAGTAATTCTGTTAATTTATGCTGCTTCCAATAGTTTAATTAGTGGTTTGCCGCGTTATCAGGATAAGTTTATTACTCTTATCTCCAAGTTTACGGAGTTCATTCAGAACCTGGCAAATAACTGGAATATCAGTTCGGAGAATATTTCCATAGCTAATATAGCCCAGATTTTGAGCAGCGGCTTTATCTCCATTCCTCAATTTCTAAGCAATACAGTGAACACTTTTGTAAGTATCATTCAGAATATTCTGTTGATTATCTTTTTCCTTATCTTTCTGCTCTTGGAAATTGACAAACTGCCTTTGCGACTGAGAAGAGCCACCACCAAATTAAGTAAGGAACAAACCCTGGATATTTTGCAAAATATAGAGAAGCAAATTCAGAACTATTTAACCATCAGAACCTTGGTTAATCTATCTGCCGCGCTGCTTTGTATGCTGTGGATGCTTATTTTCGGAGTGGATTTTATTCTGGTGTGCGGAATTTTGCTTTTTGTTTTGGATTTTATTCCTGATGTGGGTTCTATCATTTCGTCTGCAATTCCTATTCTAATTTACCTGCTGCAGAGTGGTTTCAGTTTTTTGTGGTTAATTTTTACTTTGCTTATTGTTGCCACGCAGATGCTGATTGGTAATATTATAGAACCAAAGTTACAGGGAGTGCAGTTAAATCTCACTCCCATAATGGTTTTGATTTCCTTAATTTTTTGGGGTTGGCTTTGGGGAATAGTAGGAATGCTGATTTGCGTTCCCTTAACTGCTGCCATCAATATTATTTTAAAACAGGTTGCCCCCAATAATTTTATCTCCGCTCTTATCAGCAGCGAATAA